In one Pseudomonas sp. SCA2728.1_7 genomic region, the following are encoded:
- a CDS encoding SDR family NAD(P)-dependent oxidoreductase gives MNRALTLASLGDGYRALVIGASGALGTAFCQLLKQDPRCADVRALGRRTLPALDLERPETIASAASELAGEAPYQLIIHAAGLLHREGIKPEKSFSAIEPEALQTVFQVNTLGPALVLRHFLPLLDPRGAMAMLSAKVGSIGDNRLGGWYAYRASKAALNMLIKTAAIELARTRPQSRLLSLHPGTVVSGLSQPFRGASSARPADVAAEQLLTLIDQLTSADSGHFFAYDGERLPW, from the coding sequence ATGAACCGCGCATTGACCCTGGCCTCGCTCGGCGACGGTTATCGCGCGCTGGTGATCGGCGCCAGTGGCGCCCTCGGCACAGCCTTTTGCCAACTGCTGAAACAGGATCCGCGCTGTGCCGACGTTCGTGCGCTGGGGCGCCGTACCCTCCCCGCGCTCGACCTTGAACGGCCCGAAACGATTGCCAGTGCCGCCTCCGAACTGGCAGGCGAAGCGCCGTATCAACTGATCATCCACGCGGCCGGTCTGCTCCATCGCGAAGGGATCAAACCGGAAAAAAGCTTCAGCGCAATCGAGCCGGAGGCGCTGCAAACCGTGTTTCAAGTGAACACGCTGGGACCGGCATTGGTGTTGCGTCATTTCCTGCCACTGCTCGATCCTCGGGGAGCGATGGCGATGCTTTCGGCCAAGGTCGGGAGCATTGGCGACAACCGTTTGGGCGGCTGGTACGCCTACCGCGCCTCCAAGGCTGCGTTGAACATGCTGATCAAGACCGCCGCCATCGAACTGGCACGCACGCGCCCGCAGAGTCGCTTGCTCAGTCTGCACCCGGGCACGGTGGTGTCGGGGTTGTCGCAACCTTTTCGCGGCGCCTCCAGCGCCCGTCCGGCAGACGTTGCCGCTGAACAGTTACTGACCTTGATAGACCAGTTGACGTCGGCCGACAGCGGCCATTTCTTTGCCTACGATGGAGAACGCCTACCCTGGTAG
- a CDS encoding carbohydrate porin: MLSAVGFSRSDLFKGLLLGVACTTTLPALADNDSDLLTRSTLTGDWGGLRHQMDEQGIKFTGDYSGEMAYNADGGLHRSARYSQNIKLGVQFDLSKLYGVDNAGKVQLTINDRRGNSASEDLVGNRLPIQENYGGLYTRLTELSYERSLFTPALNVKLGYMAMGNDLGGLDSGILCNFMNAGFCGHPLNMSGGSGWTNYPNAHLGVRVKYDLSPSWQLRVAAFNVDPQSNGNSSRAWHLGPKHTTGTVVPIELVYKHAGALPGEYKLGYYYDSSDVKRIGSDKEVSGRGGHYLLIDQAVWNSPTSEGRSLHAFGQYSAASEAASPFSKWYGTGVVLYKPFEGRPRDTVALGYGRAVPNPRSRDVLQDATLNNGTAFPNLDSAEQLIELGYGYQATPWLTLRPNVQYIIEPGAFSGQDIDNALVFGLQVKAAL; encoded by the coding sequence ATGCTATCGGCTGTTGGTTTTTCCCGTTCCGACCTGTTCAAAGGCCTGTTGCTGGGCGTCGCGTGCACCACCACCCTCCCCGCGCTGGCCGACAACGATTCCGATCTGTTGACCCGCAGCACCCTCACCGGTGACTGGGGTGGCTTGCGTCACCAGATGGATGAACAAGGCATCAAGTTCACCGGCGATTACAGCGGTGAAATGGCCTACAACGCCGACGGCGGCCTGCATCGCTCGGCGCGCTACTCGCAGAACATCAAGCTCGGTGTGCAGTTCGATCTGAGCAAACTGTACGGCGTCGACAATGCCGGCAAGGTTCAGTTGACCATCAACGACCGTCGCGGCAACAGCGCTTCGGAAGATCTGGTCGGAAACCGTCTGCCGATTCAGGAAAACTACGGCGGCCTGTACACGCGCCTGACCGAACTGAGTTACGAGCGCAGCCTGTTTACCCCGGCGCTCAACGTGAAGCTCGGTTACATGGCCATGGGTAATGACCTCGGCGGCCTCGACAGCGGCATTCTGTGCAACTTCATGAACGCCGGTTTCTGCGGTCACCCGCTGAACATGTCCGGCGGCAGTGGCTGGACCAACTACCCCAACGCCCACCTCGGTGTGCGGGTGAAATACGACCTGTCGCCGTCCTGGCAACTGCGCGTGGCCGCGTTCAACGTCGACCCGCAAAGCAACGGCAACTCCAGCCGTGCCTGGCACCTTGGCCCGAAACACACCACCGGCACCGTGGTGCCGATCGAGTTGGTCTACAAACACGCGGGCGCCCTGCCAGGCGAATACAAACTCGGCTATTACTACGACAGCTCCGATGTAAAACGCATCGGCAGCGATAAAGAAGTGTCCGGTCGCGGCGGTCATTACCTGCTGATCGATCAGGCCGTCTGGAACTCGCCAACGTCCGAAGGCCGCAGCCTGCACGCGTTCGGTCAGTACTCGGCCGCCAGTGAAGCGGCTTCGCCGTTCAGCAAGTGGTACGGTACCGGCGTGGTTTTGTACAAACCGTTCGAAGGTCGCCCGCGAGACACCGTCGCGCTGGGCTACGGTCGCGCCGTGCCGAACCCGCGCAGCCGCGACGTGCTGCAGGACGCCACATTGAACAACGGCACGGCATTCCCGAACCTGGACAGCGCCGAGCAATTGATCGAACTCGGTTATGGCTATCAAGCCACGCCTTGGCTGACCCTGCGCCCGAATGTGCAGTACATCATCGAGCCGGGCGCGTTCTCCGGGCAGGACATCGACAATGCGCTGGTGTTTGGATTGCAGGTGAAAGCTGCACTCTGA
- a CDS encoding bestrophin family ion channel produces MKAAIVRKYRLIIKTLGYVGWALFWLLLWDIAVTVDFMLFLNAKLNLPLMPLTLLGSALIVLISFRNSSAYNRWWEARTLWGSMINNSRSFARQVLTLLDDPDGEVNPVKSTLLRRHVAYVNCLAAHLQGQPCPEEVRAFIPAEEFARSGTTNNFANDILTGSATLLAREYKAGRLDSIRLARLESTLVDLSNSQGGMERIANTPLPYPYVYFPRLFISLFCLIVPVGLVESLGWFTPLASTVVGFMLLAIERIGTDLQSPFRHSEHQIQMEALCETIEKNLQSMQRDSLGDVRRLEENA; encoded by the coding sequence TTGAAAGCTGCCATCGTCAGAAAATACCGTTTGATCATCAAGACTCTGGGCTATGTCGGCTGGGCGTTGTTCTGGCTGCTGCTCTGGGACATCGCCGTCACCGTCGATTTCATGTTGTTCCTCAACGCCAAGCTGAATCTGCCATTGATGCCACTGACGTTATTGGGTTCGGCATTGATCGTGCTGATCAGTTTTCGCAACAGCAGCGCTTACAACCGCTGGTGGGAAGCACGCACGTTGTGGGGTTCGATGATCAACAATTCGCGCAGCTTCGCCCGCCAGGTGCTGACGTTGCTGGATGATCCCGATGGCGAGGTCAATCCGGTCAAGTCGACCCTGTTGCGCCGCCATGTCGCCTATGTGAACTGCCTCGCGGCGCATCTGCAAGGCCAGCCTTGTCCCGAGGAAGTCCGCGCCTTCATTCCCGCCGAAGAATTCGCCCGCAGTGGCACGACCAATAACTTTGCCAACGATATCCTCACCGGATCAGCGACTTTGCTCGCGCGGGAATACAAGGCCGGGCGTCTGGACAGCATTCGCCTGGCGCGGCTTGAGTCGACATTGGTGGATTTGTCCAACAGTCAGGGCGGTATGGAACGGATTGCCAATACGCCGCTGCCCTACCCTTATGTGTATTTTCCACGGCTGTTTATTTCGCTGTTTTGCCTGATCGTCCCGGTCGGTCTGGTGGAATCGTTGGGCTGGTTCACGCCGCTGGCTTCGACCGTGGTGGGTTTTATGCTGCTGGCCATCGAACGTATCGGCACCGATCTGCAAAGCCCGTTTCGCCACAGCGAGCACCAGATTCAGATGGAAGCCCTGTGCGAAACCATCGAGAAAAACCTGCAGTCGATGCAGCGTGATTCTTTGGGTGACGTGCGCAGGCTTGAAGAGAACGCTTGA
- a CDS encoding DUF6482 family protein — MNLQALTERAANSEIRELELLSLEGGFYLARIRLDHGQFTLLDDAAKPMHLRSITHLRDLLQTVPAFPCVLVQQCVHDEMCGRDTGPVEELRIPFSLTTPV, encoded by the coding sequence ATGAACCTGCAAGCCCTCACCGAACGTGCGGCCAACAGTGAAATACGTGAACTGGAGCTGCTGTCACTCGAAGGTGGTTTTTATCTGGCGCGGATCCGTCTGGATCACGGCCAGTTCACCCTGCTGGATGACGCAGCCAAGCCGATGCACCTGCGCTCGATCACCCACCTGCGTGACTTGCTGCAGACCGTGCCGGCCTTTCCCTGCGTGCTGGTGCAGCAATGCGTGCACGACGAAATGTGCGGGCGCGATACAGGGCCTGTCGAAGAGCTGCGCATTCCCTTTTCGCTCACTACGCCCGTATGA
- a CDS encoding DUF3833 domain-containing protein, translating to MTRFLLLLALVLSVASCGSVDVARYAEQQPALDLQRFFSQPVKAWGMFQKRNGEVAKRFEVNIVSRREGNNLILDERFLYSDGTRQRRVWTLTPEGQGRWSGRAADVVGVAEGQVAGNTLHWRYRLNLPVDDSTYEMSMDDWMYLMDEDTLINRTSMSKFGVEVGQVTLFFRRQGAGVSE from the coding sequence ATGACCCGATTTCTGCTGTTACTGGCACTGGTCCTCAGCGTTGCAAGCTGCGGCAGCGTAGATGTTGCCCGTTATGCCGAGCAACAACCGGCCCTGGACCTGCAGCGTTTTTTCAGCCAGCCCGTCAAAGCCTGGGGGATGTTTCAGAAGCGCAACGGTGAGGTGGCCAAGCGTTTTGAGGTCAACATCGTCAGCCGGCGTGAGGGCAACAACCTGATTCTCGACGAGCGCTTCCTGTACAGCGACGGCACCCGCCAACGTCGCGTCTGGACTCTCACGCCCGAAGGCCAGGGGCGTTGGAGCGGTCGCGCGGCTGACGTGGTGGGTGTCGCCGAGGGCCAGGTCGCGGGCAACACGTTGCACTGGCGTTATCGCCTGAATCTGCCGGTCGATGACTCGACTTACGAAATGAGCATGGACGACTGGATGTACTTGATGGACGAGGACACCTTGATCAACCGTACCAGCATGTCCAAATTCGGCGTAGAGGTCGGACAGGTGACATTGTTCTTCCGTCGCCAGGGTGCCGGAGTCAGCGAATGA
- a CDS encoding glucose/quinate/shikimate family membrane-bound PQQ-dependent dehydrogenase, producing MKQSQRLSGISKFILIGLGIVIALLGLALAAGGVKLVSLGGSWYFLVGGLVMAVSGLLIARFKLAGAWLFAAFLVGTAIWAVSDAGLVFWPVFSRLFMFSVIGLVVALVYPQLKRANGGVAGRGAYAVAAVLAVGVVVAAGNMFVAHPTVAATGTGPGLTPVEPDKAQKDWAHYGNTEGGSRFAALDQINRNNVDKLKVAWTYHTGDVAESDGNGAEDQLTPLQVGNKVFICTPHNNLIALDADTGKELWKNAINAQSKVWQRCRGMAYFDATKAIAQPSNSSIIEAKPAPAANCQRRLLTNTIDARLIAVDADTGEFCQGFGNNGQVDLKAGLGNVPDSYYQLSSAPLMAGTTVVVGGRVADNVQTDMPGGVIRGFDVMTGAMRWAFDPGNPQDKNAPAEGSTYVRSTPNSWAPMSYDPATNTVFLPMGSSSTDIYGVERSKLDHTYGASILALDATSGDERWVFQTVHNDLWDFDLPMQPSLIDFTKDGKSIPALVIGTKAGQIYVLDRATGKPLTEVKEVPVKAANIPNEPYSPTQPKSVGMPEIGAQHLTESDMWGATPYDQLLCRIDFKGMRYDGLYTAPGMDKSLSFPGSLGGMNWGSISTDPVHGFIFVNDMRLGLWIQMIPSQNKGQAAGGGEALNTGMGAVPLKGTPYAVNKNRFLSVAGIPCQAPPFGTLTAIDMKTQKIAWQVPVGTVEDTGPLGIRMHLPIKIGLPTLGGTLSTQGGLIFIAGTQDFYLRAFNSGNGEEVWKARLPVGSQGGPMTYVSPKTGKQYIVITAGGARQSTDRGDYVMAYALP from the coding sequence GTGAAGCAGAGTCAACGCCTCTCGGGCATATCAAAATTCATTCTGATCGGGCTGGGCATCGTCATCGCCCTGCTCGGCTTGGCGCTCGCTGCTGGCGGCGTGAAGTTGGTCAGCCTGGGAGGCTCTTGGTACTTCCTGGTGGGTGGCTTGGTCATGGCCGTTTCCGGTCTGCTGATCGCGCGCTTCAAGCTGGCCGGCGCGTGGTTGTTCGCCGCGTTCCTGGTGGGCACCGCGATCTGGGCGGTGAGCGATGCCGGGCTGGTGTTCTGGCCGGTGTTCTCGCGCCTGTTCATGTTCAGTGTGATCGGCTTGGTCGTGGCGCTGGTTTATCCGCAGCTCAAGCGTGCCAACGGTGGCGTTGCTGGTCGCGGCGCTTACGCCGTGGCTGCGGTGCTCGCGGTCGGCGTGGTTGTGGCGGCCGGCAATATGTTTGTCGCCCATCCAACCGTGGCGGCAACCGGCACTGGCCCGGGCCTGACCCCGGTCGAGCCGGACAAGGCGCAAAAGGACTGGGCTCACTACGGGAATACCGAAGGTGGCAGCCGCTTCGCTGCGCTGGACCAGATCAACCGCAACAACGTCGACAAGCTGAAAGTGGCGTGGACCTATCACACCGGTGACGTCGCCGAGAGCGATGGCAACGGTGCTGAAGATCAGCTGACCCCGCTGCAGGTTGGCAACAAGGTGTTCATCTGCACCCCGCACAACAACCTGATCGCCCTCGATGCCGACACCGGTAAAGAGCTGTGGAAGAACGCGATCAACGCTCAGTCGAAAGTCTGGCAGCGCTGCCGTGGCATGGCCTATTTCGACGCCACCAAAGCGATTGCTCAGCCGAGCAACTCGTCGATCATCGAAGCCAAGCCTGCGCCGGCCGCCAATTGCCAGCGTCGTCTGCTGACCAACACCATCGATGCGCGCCTGATCGCGGTCGATGCGGACACCGGCGAGTTCTGCCAGGGTTTCGGCAACAACGGCCAGGTTGATCTGAAGGCTGGTTTGGGTAATGTCCCGGACAGCTACTATCAGCTGTCCTCCGCTCCGCTGATGGCCGGCACCACCGTGGTGGTTGGCGGTCGCGTGGCTGACAACGTGCAGACCGACATGCCAGGCGGCGTGATCCGTGGTTTCGACGTGATGACCGGCGCCATGCGCTGGGCGTTCGACCCGGGCAACCCGCAGGATAAAAACGCGCCGGCCGAAGGCAGCACTTATGTGCGCAGCACGCCGAACAGCTGGGCACCGATGTCCTATGATCCGGCGACCAACACCGTGTTCCTGCCGATGGGCAGCTCGTCGACCGACATCTATGGTGTCGAGCGCAGCAAACTCGATCACACCTACGGTGCTTCGATCCTCGCGCTGGACGCCACCAGCGGTGACGAGCGCTGGGTATTCCAGACCGTGCACAACGATCTCTGGGACTTCGACCTGCCGATGCAGCCGAGCCTGATCGACTTCACCAAGGACGGCAAAAGCATTCCGGCGCTGGTCATCGGCACCAAGGCCGGGCAGATCTACGTGCTCGACCGTGCCACCGGCAAACCGCTGACCGAGGTTAAAGAAGTCCCGGTGAAAGCGGCGAACATCCCCAACGAACCGTACTCCCCGACTCAGCCGAAATCGGTGGGCATGCCAGAAATCGGTGCTCAGCACCTGACTGAATCGGACATGTGGGGCGCTACTCCATACGATCAGTTGCTCTGCCGCATCGACTTCAAAGGCATGCGCTACGACGGCCTGTACACCGCGCCGGGCATGGACAAATCGCTGAGCTTCCCGGGTTCGCTGGGTGGCATGAACTGGGGCAGCATTTCCACTGACCCAGTGCACGGCTTCATCTTCGTTAACGACATGCGCCTGGGTCTGTGGATTCAGATGATCCCGTCGCAGAACAAAGGCCAGGCCGCTGGCGGTGGCGAAGCGCTGAACACTGGCATGGGCGCCGTGCCGCTGAAAGGCACGCCGTACGCCGTGAACAAAAACCGCTTCCTGTCGGTAGCCGGCATTCCTTGCCAGGCACCACCGTTCGGCACGCTGACGGCGATCGACATGAAGACCCAGAAAATCGCCTGGCAGGTTCCGGTCGGTACTGTTGAAGACACCGGTCCACTGGGCATCCGCATGCACCTGCCGATCAAGATCGGCCTGCCAACCCTCGGCGGCACGCTGTCGACCCAAGGTGGTTTGATCTTCATCGCCGGCACTCAGGACTTCTACCTGCGCGCCTTCAACAGCGGCAACGGTGAAGAAGTCTGGAAAGCACGCCTGCCTGTCGGCAGCCAGGGCGGCCCGATGACCTATGTTTCGCCGAAAACCGGCAAGCAGTACATCGTCATCACCGCCGGCGGCGCGCGTCAGTCGACCGATCGCGGCGACTACGTGATGGCTTACGCCCTGCCGTAA
- the folE gene encoding GTP cyclohydrolase I FolE, whose product MNPLLASHYREILVGVGENPEREGLLDTPKRAAKAMQYLCNGYTMSLEDVTNGALFESQSDEMVIVSDIELYSLCEHHMLPFIGKAHVAYIPTGRVLGLSKVARVVDMFARRLQIQENLTRQIADAIQQITDAAGVAVVIEARHMCMMMRGVEKQNSVMTSSVMLGAFRDSSTTRQEFLQLIGRR is encoded by the coding sequence ATGAACCCACTATTAGCCAGCCATTACCGTGAAATTCTCGTCGGCGTCGGTGAAAACCCCGAGCGCGAAGGACTGTTGGACACACCCAAGCGCGCCGCCAAAGCGATGCAGTACCTGTGCAACGGCTACACCATGAGCCTGGAAGACGTCACCAACGGTGCCTTGTTCGAGTCGCAGAGCGATGAAATGGTGATCGTCAGCGACATCGAGCTGTATTCCTTGTGCGAGCACCACATGCTGCCCTTTATCGGCAAGGCACATGTCGCGTACATCCCCACCGGCCGGGTCCTGGGGCTGTCGAAGGTCGCGCGGGTGGTAGACATGTTCGCGCGTCGCCTGCAGATCCAGGAAAACCTTACACGGCAGATTGCCGACGCCATCCAGCAGATCACCGATGCCGCCGGTGTGGCGGTGGTCATTGAAGCGCGGCACATGTGCATGATGATGCGCGGCGTTGAGAAGCAGAATTCGGTCATGACCTCCTCCGTGATGCTGGGGGCTTTCCGGGATAGTTCGACGACACGGCAGGAGTTCCTGCAACTGATCGGACGTCGATAA